The Pseudomonas benzenivorans region TCGCCGAACAGAACGCCCGCCACGGCGCCCGCGACTACCCGGCCTGGCTACAGGTCGAAATCACCCTGCGCGAACGCTTGACGCGCCTGTTCAACGCTCCGAGCAGTGCCGACATCGCCCTGGTCAAGAACACCTCCGAGGCGCTGTCCTTCGTGGCCTTCGGGCTGGACTGGAAGGCCGGCGATCAGGTGATCGTCAGTGACGAGGAGTTCCCTTCCAATCGGGTGGTCTGGGAAGCACTCAAACCGCTCGGCGTGGAAGTGCTGCAGATCGCCCTGCAGGGTCGCGATCCCGAGGCCAGACTGCTCACGGCCTGCGGTCCGCGCACCCGCCTGCTGGCGATCAGCGCGGTGCAATATGCCAGCGGCCTGCGCCTGGACCTGGAGCGCCTCGGCCATGGCTGTCGCCAGCGCGGCGTGCTGCTCTGCGTCGATGCGATTCAGCAGCTCGGCGCCCTGCCCTTCGACGTGCAGAGCAACCAGTGCGACTTCGCCATGGCCGACGGGCACAAATGGATGCTCGGCCCGGAGGGCCTCGGCGCCTTCTATTGCCGCAGCGAGCTGCGCGAACAACTGAGGCTGCATGAATACGGCTGGCACATGCTCGAGCACCCCGGCGACTACCAGCGCAAGGAGTGGCAGGTGGCCAAGACGGCTCGGCGATTCGAATGCGGCAGCCCGAACCTGCTCGGCGCCATGGCCCTGGAGGCCAGCCTGTCCTTGCTCGAGGAGGTCGGTATGCAAGAGGTGGGGCGTGCGGTACAGGAGCGCGTGCAATGGCTGCTCGACGACCTCGGTACGATGCCCGGCCTCAGCCTGCACAGCCCACGCAGTCCGGCGAGGCGCGCCGGGATCGTGACCTTCAGCCTGGCGGGCTGGGACAATCGGCTGCTGTACGAACGCCTGAGGAGCGAACAGGTGATCTGCGCCCAGCGTGGCGGCGGCGTCCGCCTGTCGCCACACTTCTACAGTGAAGGGCGGGTAATAGAGGAAACCCTACGCTTGCTGCACCAGTTGGCAGCAGGATGAGGACTCAACAGCAGCCGCGGTATTCCAAAACCGTTTAAAAAGGCGCCGAACCGTGGTGGACGATCGGGAATCTTCGCCAATACTTAGGGGTACTGGTGCGCGGCATCTCCCCCCAAGTGCCCCGCCAGGCAAGGTACCGTGGACCGCGTACCTTGATTTACTCCTAATGGTCTTAACCCGGATTCATCCCCCAGAACCCGGGTTTTTTTTGCCCCGAGATCCGCAACGCAGCCATCGGAGCGACCTCGCCCTAGTCGACCCGTGCCAGCGGGAACAGGCGCTTGAAGTTGGCGCTGGTCTGTTCGGCCAAGGTTTCGAAACCCACCCCGCGCAACTGCGCCAGGTACTCGGCCACCTCGCGCACATATTCCGGCAGGTTGGGCTTGCCGCGATAGGGTACCGGCGCCAGATAAGGCGAGTCAGTCTCCACCAGCAGCCGATCGGCCGGCACCTGGCGGGCGACTTCGCGCAACGCCCCGGCATTGCGGAAGGTGACGATGCCGGACAGCGAGATGTAGAACCCCAGATCCAGCGCCGCCCTGGCCATCGCCCAATCCTCGGTGAAACAGTGCAGCACACCGGCCTGCGGCAACGCCGCCTCGCGCAGCAGCGCCAGCGTGTCGGCCCGCGCCTCGCGGGTGTGCACGATCACCGGTTTGCCGGTGAGCTGGGCGGCGTGCAGGTGCAGGCGAAAGGCCTCTTGCTGGGCCTGTGCGGCTTGCGGCTCGTAATGGTAGTCCAGCCCGGTTTCACCGATGGCCACCACGTGCGGATGGTTCAACTCGGCCAGCAACCAGTCCAGGGCAGGCGCCGCGCCGGGCTCAAGATCCAGCGGGTGCACCCCCACCGAGCAGTCGACGTCGGCATAGCGCTCGGCCAGCGCCTTGACCGCCGCAGCGTTGTCGGCGCTGACGCCGATGCAGAGAAAGTGTCCGACGCCGCGAGCGCGCGCGGCATCCAGCGCCGCATCGAGCGAGCCCTGGTGCGCGGCCAGATCGAGGCGGTCGAGATGGCAGTGGGAATCAACCAGCATGGATAGCAATCACTTGAGAATCGATGCCGCTCGCGGCATCGCGGGCCCGGACGCCCTGGTGAAAAAGTAGCGACCTACATGGTATGGGTCGGACGGTCCGACTTCAGCGCACCCGCCAGGTAGGTTTCGATCTTGTTGCGGGCGGTGTTGTCGCCCTCGTTGAACTGCACGCCCACACCCGCGGCACGGTTGCCCTGGGCGCCCTTGGGGGTGATCCATACCACCTTGCCGGCGACCGGGATCTTCTCCGGCTCATCCATCAGGTTGAGCAGCATGAACACCTCATCGCCGAGCTTGTAGCTCTTGTTGGTCGGAATGAACAGCCCGCCATTCTTGATAAAGGGCATGTAGGCGGCATAGAGCACGGACTTGTCCTTGATGGTCAGGGACAAGATTCCATTACGCGGACCCAAATTAGGTGGCAAGCTCATGCGGCATTCCTGGCTTCATTACTCAATGGCCGATTCTAGCCCGGTCCGGGCAGGCTTGCCCACCGCACCAAGAGCGCTTCGAGAAGCAACACACTGTTCAGGTTGGCCTTGCCCAGCACTTTCTGCCGCTGCTGCAACAGCCAGTCCTGGGTCTCCAGCACCCTGGCCTGCGGCGCCTTGTCGGCCAGGTACTGCACCACCTTGCGCATGTCCTCGAGCCCCAGCCCCTGCTCGTCGCGGGTCAACTGATAACGCAGCATCGACTGCGCCCAGTCGCAGAACCAGTCGAACAGCATGGACATCGGCAGGTTCTTCCAGGCCTCGGCCAACTGGCTGGCGGCGATCTGCTGCTTGAGCAGCTTCTTCACCCCGTCCACTACCAAGGCGCGCTGCTCGCGCACGCCCTGTTGCTGCAGGCTGCGCGCGGTCAGCGGCGAGCCGCCCGCCAGGCTCAGCAGCTCCCGGCACTCCACTTCGCCGCACTCAGGCAAGGCCTGGGCCAGCCAGGCCAGACTGGTCGCCGGGTCCGGCAGCGGACAGGCTTGCTGCACGCAGCGACTCTTGATGGTCGGCAACAGCCGGCTCGGCTGATGGCTGAGCAACAGCAGCACCGTATCGCCGGAGGGCTCCTCCAGGCTCTTGAGCAGGGCATTGGAGGCGGCCAGGGTCATGTCTTCCGCCGGCGGTTCGGCGATCAGCACGACCTTGCGGCCGCTCAATTGCGCGGTCTTGTTGACGAAGCCGATCAGCTCGCGGACATCGTCGACGCCGACGCTCTTCTTGTCCCCACTCGGCTTGAGCTCGAAACTGTCCGGGTGGCTGCCCGCCGCGAGCAGGTGACAGCCCTTGCACTGTCCACAGGCCTCCAGGCCCGCCGGCTGCTGACACAGCAGAAGCGCCCTCAGGGACTCGGCCAGATCGCGCTTGCCGATTCCGGCAGGCCCCAACAACAGGTAAGCGTGGGCATGCCGAGTGCGGCCGGCCAGCTGCCGCCACAGTTCAGCCTGCCAGGGATAGACCTCAGCCACGGCACAGCTCCAGAATCTGCGGCAACAGTGCGTCCAGGGCCTGCTGCACTTCGCTCAGGGGCTGCGAGGCATCCAGGACCCGATAGCGCTGCGGCTCCGCTGCCGCACGGCGCAGGTAGGTCTGGCGCACGGCATCGAAGAAGGCTCGCCCCTCCTGCTCGAAGCGATCCAGGCGTCCCCTGGCCGCGGCGCGAGACAGGCCGACCTCGATCGGCAGATCGAAGACCAGGGTCAGCGCCGGACGCAGACCGCCCTGCACATAATCCTCGAGTACGGCGATGCGCTCCTCCGGCAAACCGCGACCGCCACCCTGATAGGCATAGGTGGCATCGGTGAAACGATCGCAGAGCACCACACAACCGCGCGCCAGGGCCGGGCGAATCACCCGGTCCAAGTGCTGAGCCCGCGCCGCGAATACCAGCAGCAGCTCGGTATCGGCCGCCATCGGCTCCTCGCTCGGCGCCAGCAATAGCTCGCGCACACGCTCTGCCAGCGGCGTGCCGCCGGGCTCACGGGTCAGCAGCACCTCGATGCCGTGTTCCGCCAGGCGCGCGGCCAGGTACTCGCGATTGGTGCTCTTGCCGGCCCCTTCCGGGCCTTCCAGGGTGATAAACAGACCGCTCACGGGGCGTCCTTCTGATGGCTTGACTGTGGGGCGGGACTGGAGCGGTAGCCTGCGCGTCGATTGAGCTGATAGGCACGCACCGCCCGATTGTGCGCCTCCAGGGTGTCCGAGAAGGCATGGCTGCCATCGCCCCGGGCCACGAAATACAGGCTCTTGCCCGCCACCGGGTGCAAGGCCGCGTGGATCGCCTCGCGCCCGACCAGGGCGATCGGCGTCGGCGGCATGCCGTCGATCACATAGGTGTTGTAGGGGGTGGGTTCGCGCAGGTGGGCACGGGACAGCTTGCCGTTGTAGCGCTCGCCCAGACCGTAGATCACCGTCGGGTCGGTCTGCAAGCGCATGCCGCTGCGCAGGCGGCGGACGAATACGCCGGCGATCGCCCCCCGCTCCTCCGGCACACCGGTCTCCTTCTCGATCATCGAGGCCATGATCAGGGCGTCATAGGGCTCGCCGTAAGGCAGACCTTCGGCGCGCTGCGCCCACTCCTCGGCCAGCACCTGCTCCAGGCGCGCATAGGCCTGCTTGAGCAGATCCAGGTCGGTGGTGCCGCGCACGTAACGGTAGGTATCGGGGAAGAAGCGCCCCTCCGGATTGACCCCGGGCAGCCCGAGGCGCTCCATCAGCTGTGCATCGCTCAGCCCGGTCAGGCGCGACTCGAGCTTGCTGGCACGCTCCAGCGCCGCGCGCACCTGACGGAAGTTCCAGCCCTCGACCAGGGTCAGGCTGTATTGCACCACCTCGCCACGACGCCACTGCACCAGCATGTCGTTCACCGTCTGCCCCGGCGTCAGGCGGTATTCGCCGCTGTGCAGGGGCTGACCACGCAGATTGAAGCGCCAGTAAAGCCGCAGCCAGAATGCGTCCTGCAGAACCCCTTCGGCCTGCAGGCGGTTGAGTACACCCCCCGGCGTCGTGCCGGCCGGCACTTCGAGCAGGCGCTCCTCAGTCAGCTGCAAAGGCTGGTGAAGCGCCTTGTGTTGCTGCCAGGCGGCGAAAACCAGTAACAGGCCGGCCACTAACACGCCGGCTTCCAGAAGCAGCAATATCTTGCGTATCACAGATCAGCAGTCCAGTAGATCGCGGGCTATGGCCTGCAGTTTACGGGTGAGCGGGCCTACCGGCCAGTCGCGGCCCTGCAGCCGGCGAACCGGCCACACGCCATAGAGGCTGTTGCACAGAAAGACCTCGTCGGCGCTCAGCAACTCGGCGAGGTCGATGTCGCGCACCTCGCAGGGCACCCCAAGGGCATCGGCTTGCGCCAGCAACTCCGCGCGCATCACACCGGCCACGCCGCAACGCGAAAGGTCCGGGGTCAGCAAAACACCGCCCTTGAGCAGGAACAGGTTGCTGAAGACCCCCTCGATCACCCGTCCCGAAGCATCCTGCATCAGGCCTTCGGCATGCTCGTCATCCTGCCACTCGCTGCGCGCCAGCACCTGCTCCAGACGATTGAGGTGCTTCAAGCCGGCCAGCAGTGGCTGTTCCGCCAGGCGCGTCGCACAGGGAAACAGACGCACACCTTGCTCGGCATGCTCCGCCGGGTACGCCGGTCTCGCGCCGCCGAGCAAGAGGCGCCGCACTACCGCCGGCTGCGGCGGCGCATAGCCACGCAAACCGTCACCCCGGGTGAGGATCAGCTTGGCCACGCCCTCGCCCAACTGCCGACTGAAGGCGAGCAGTTCGTCCCGGAGCACGGTCGCATCGTATGGCAACCCCAGGCGCGCACAACCTTCGGCCAGGCGCGCCAGGTGGCGCTCCAGCAACGCTGGCCTGCCGCCACGCACGGCGACGGTCTCGAACAGGCCATCGCCGTAGGCCAGGCCGCGATCCCTTACGGACAGCAGCTCGGCCGGACGACCATCGACCCAGCTCAGCATCAACCGGCGAACCGGCGGAACACCAGCGAGCCGTTGGTGCCGCCGAAACCGAAGGAGTTGGACAGCACCACGTCGATGTCCATCGCCTTGGCCTGGTGCGGCACGAAGTCGAGGTCGCAGCCCTCATCCGGCTGATCCAGGTTGATGGTCGGCGGAGCCACCTGCTCGCGCAGCGCCAGCACGCTGAAAATCGCCTCCACCGCACCCGCGGCACCGAGCAGATGGCCGGTCATGGACTTGGTCGAGCTGACAGCCAATTGGTAGGCGTGCTCGCCGAACACCGACTTGATGGCCGCCACTTCGGCCTTGTCGCCGGCGGACGTCGAGGTGCCGTGGGCATTGATGTACTGCACCTGGCTGCCTTCGAGCCCGGCGTCGCGCAGGGCATTGGCCATGCAGCGGGCCGCACCCGCCCCATCTTCCGGCGGCGAGGTCATGTGGAAGGCATCGCCGCTCATACCGAAACCGATCAGCTCGGCGTAGATGGTCGCGCCGCGGGCCTTGGCATGCTCCAACTCCTCCAGCACCAGGGTGCCGGCACCGTCGGACAGGACGAAACCGTCGCGATCCTTGTCCCACGGACGGCTGGCCTTGGTCGGCTCGTCGTTGCGGGTCGACAGCGCCCGCGCCGCGGCAAAGCCGCCGATGCCCAGACCGCAGGCGGCCATCTCGGCGCCACCGGCGACCATCACGTCGGCTTCGCCATAGGCGATATTGCGCGCCGCCATGCCGATGCAGTGGGTGCCGGTGGTGCAGGCGGTGGCGATGGCGTAGTTAGGCCCCTGCAGTCCCAGGTGGATCGACAGGAAGCCGGAAATCATATTGATGATCGAGCCCGGCACGAAGAACGGCGAGATGCGTCTCGGCCCCTGCTCGTGCAGCGACTTGCAGCTGTTCTCGATGTTAGTCAGGCCGCCGATGCCGGAGCCCAGCGCCACACCGATGCGCTCACGGTTGGCATCGGTTACTTCCAGCCCGGAGTCACGCACTGCCTGAAAACTGGCTGCCAGACCGTACTGGATGAACAGATCGAGCTTGCGCGCCTCTTTGGCCGACAGGTATTGCTCGACGTCAAAGCCCTTTACCGAACCGCCGAAGCGGGTGGTATAGGCGGACAGGTCCATGTGCTCGATCGGGCCGATACCGCTGCGCCCGGCCAAAATGCCCTGCCAGCTGCTCGGCACATCGTTACCCAGCGGCGACACCATGCCCATACCGGTAACCACGACGCGTCTACGCGACACAGCAATCTCCTCTTGTTCGGATTACAACGCTTGGAATGCGCTTAAAGAAAAGCCGCACGCCCGATGAAGGCGTGCGGCTTTTCCAAGTCGGGAATCGACGATTCGCTTATTGCGCGTGCGCAGTCACGTAATCGATGGCTTCCTGAACGGTGGTGATCTTCTCAGCTTGCTCGTCCGGGATCTCGGTCTCGAATTCCTCTTCGAGGGCCATCACCAGCTCAACGGTATCAAGAGAGTCGGCACCCAGGTCTTCGACGAAGGAAGCGCTGTTGGTTACTTCCTCTTCTTTGACGCCAAGTTGCTCGGCAACGATTTTCTTGACGCGTTCTTCGATGGTGCTCATACCTTGTTCTCACTCCTAATGGGACAAATCCAGGCCACTGGTCTGCGGCCAAGTGTATAGAAAGGGTTTTTAGCATTTCAAGCTGAATGCCGGGGTGCCCCCAGGAACACTTCAACGATCTGTCTATAAACCTGTTGCAGCTTGATACCGGATTCTAGACAGCGACTATGACAGTTTTCCGAAGGCATCCGTCACATTCAGCTCATGTACATACCGCCGTTCACAGGGATAGTAGCCCCTGTGACGTAGGCTGCGCCATCGGAAGCGAGGAAAGCGACCACTTTCGCGATCTCTTCGGCTTGCCCCAGACGGCCCAGCGGAATCTGTGTCAGCAGCGCATCACGCTGCGCTTCCGGCAGCTCTCGGGTCATGTCGGTATCGATGAAACCGGGCGCCACCGCATTCACGGTGATCGCCCGCGAGCCGACTTCCCGAGCCAGCGCACGACCGAAACCCTCCAGCCCAGCCTTGGCAGCGGCGTAGTTTACCTGCCCCGCGTTGCCCATGGCCCCGACCACCGATCCGATATTGATGATGCGACCGAAACGCGCCTTGGTCATACCGCGCAACACGGCCTTGGACAGGCGATAGAGGCTGTTCAGATTGGTATTGATGACGTCGAACCACTCGTCGTCCTTCATGCGCAGCATCAGGTTATCGCGAGTGATGCCGGCGTTGTTGACCAGGATCAACGGCTGCCCCAGGTGCTGCTGAATATGCTCCAGGGTGCTGGCCACCGACTCATCGTTGCTGACATCCAGCACCAGGCCGGCCCCTTCGATGCCGTTGGCCTTCAGGGTTTCGGCGATGCGCTCGGCACCGGATGCGGAAGTCGCGGTACCAATGACCACGGCGCCTTGGCGCCCCAGCTCAAGCGCGACAGCCTGGCCGATACCACGGCTCGCGCCGGTAACCAGGGCAACTTTACCTTGCAGGCTCATACAACCTCTCCTCAATCAGGCCAAGGCCGCGCGGGTGGCGGCGAAGGCGTCTGGGGTATCCAAATTATGGGTATTGATGCCTTTGACACAGCGCTTGTTCAGCCCCGACAGCACCTTGCCCGGACCACACTCGACCAGATCGGTCACGCCCTGATCGGCCAGACAGACCATCGACTCGACCCAGCGGACCGGGCTATAGAGCTGGGCCAGCAAGTCGCGCTTGAGCGCATCGAGATCGGCCACTGCAGCCGCACTGACGTTCTGTACCAACGGAATCTGCGGCGCCTGCCAGGCGATCGCCGCCACGGCCTCGGCAAAGCGCTCGGCTGCCGGGCGCATCAAGGCGCAGTGCGACGGCACGCTGACCGGCAGGGGCATGGCGCGCTTGGCACCACGTGCCTTACACGCCTCGACCGCACGCGCCACCGCCGGCGCGGCGCCGGCGATCACCACCTGCCCCGGCGCATTGAAATTGACCGCGCTGACCACCTCGTCCTGCGCCGCTTCGGCGCACGCCGCCAGCACGTCGGCATCGTCCAGGCCGAGGATGGCCGCCATGCCACCCTGACCAGCCGGAACGGCCTGCTGCATCAGCCGGCCACGATGCTCGACCAATTTCACCGCCGCGGCAAAATCCAGGCTGCCGGCAGCCACCAGAGCCGAATACTCTCCGAGGCTGTGGCCGGCGACGAACGCCGGGCGTACACCGCCCTGCGCCTGCCACAAACGCCACAGGGCGATGGAAGCCGTGAGGATCGCCGGCTGAGTCTTGTCGGTTTGATTCAGTTGCTCTTCCGGACCCTGCTGGGTCAAGGCCCACAGGTCGTAGCCGAGCGCATCGGAGGCTTCGGCGAAGGTGTCGATGATCAGCGGCTGCTGAGCGCCATGCTCGGCCAGCATCGCCAGGGACTGGGAGCCCTGACCAGGAAAGACAAAGGCGAGGGATGCAGACATATATAGGTTTCCCTAGTGGTCTTAGCGTCGGGGGAATCGCGACAAGGCATAGCCAAACGCAACAAACTGACAGTTGGATGACAGGCCGCCAGCCGCGGTCACATCCTAGAACAACAGATCCTCGAGGCGGCCATGCAGGCGCTGCGGCAGGTTCTCTTCCACCTCCTGCAAGGCCCGACGAATCGCGCTCTTGAAACCTTCCTGCCCAGCCGCACCATGACTCTTGACCACGATACCCTGCAGGCCGAGAAAGCTCGCTCCATTATGCCGAGCGGGAGCCAGCTCGGCGCGCAAACGCCGCAACAGCGGCATGGCCAGGGCACCGATCAGGCGCGCCGCCGCCCCTTCTCGGAACAGCGCCTCGATACGCGTCGAGATCATCTGCGCCAAGCCCTCACTGGACTTGAGCAGGATATTGCCGACGAACCCATCGCACACCACCACATCGGCCTCGCCGCGATACAGGCCATCGCCCTCGACAAAGCCGCTGTAGTTCAGCCCCGCCGCTTGCTGCAACAGGTTAGCCGCCAGCTTGACCTGCTGATTCCCCTTGATGTCCTCGGTACCGACATTGAGCAGCGCCACCCGGGGCCGAACGATCCCCATCGCCTCGGCAGCCACCGAACCCATCACGGCAAACTGATAGAGGTGCTCGGCACTGCAATCGACGTTCGCCCCCAGATCGAGCAACTGACAATACCCCGTCCGGGTCGGCACGGCCGCCATCATCGCGGGGCGATCGATGCCCGGCAGCGTCTTCAAGACATAACGCGACAGGGCCATCAACGCCCCGGTATTGCCGGCACTGACGCAGGCCTGGGCACGGCCGCTGCGCACCAGCTCCAAGGCGACGCGCATAGACGCATCCGGCTTATTGCGCAGGGCCTGGGCCGGCCGCTCATCCATGCCGATCACTTCGCCGGCATGCTCGACGCGCAGGCGCGCACGATCGACCTCGGGACTCCGGGCGATCAACTCTTCGAGAAGGGGGGATTGGCCAACGAGGACCAGGTGCAGCGAGGGGTATTCGGCCAGACAGGCGATGCTGGCTGGAACAATGCAGTGGGGACCGAAGTCCCCACCCATTGCATCAATCGCGATGATCGGAGCGGACAAGGATTACTCGTCAGCGCCCTTGTCGATCACTTTGCGACCACGGTAAACGCCTTCCGGCGAAACGTGGTGACGCAGGTGAACTTCACCGGTGCTCTTCTCGACGGACAGCGCATTGCCCTCGAGGGCATCGTGCGAGCGACGCATGTCGCGAGCGGAGCGGGATTTTTTGTTCTGCTGAACAGCCATAACTAATTAACTCCTAAACGTTTGGGTCACGC contains the following coding sequences:
- a CDS encoding aminotransferase class V-fold PLP-dependent enzyme; translation: MYGIHDEFPQVAGLRYLNHAAVAPWPQRAVVAVSRFAEQNARHGARDYPAWLQVEITLRERLTRLFNAPSSADIALVKNTSEALSFVAFGLDWKAGDQVIVSDEEFPSNRVVWEALKPLGVEVLQIALQGRDPEARLLTACGPRTRLLAISAVQYASGLRLDLERLGHGCRQRGVLLCVDAIQQLGALPFDVQSNQCDFAMADGHKWMLGPEGLGAFYCRSELREQLRLHEYGWHMLEHPGDYQRKEWQVAKTARRFECGSPNLLGAMALEASLSLLEEVGMQEVGRAVQERVQWLLDDLGTMPGLSLHSPRSPARRAGIVTFSLAGWDNRLLYERLRSEQVICAQRGGGVRLSPHFYSEGRVIEETLRLLHQLAAG
- the rpmF gene encoding 50S ribosomal protein L32 encodes the protein MAVQQNKKSRSARDMRRSHDALEGNALSVEKSTGEVHLRHHVSPEGVYRGRKVIDKGADE
- the fabF gene encoding beta-ketoacyl-ACP synthase II encodes the protein MSRRRVVVTGMGMVSPLGNDVPSSWQGILAGRSGIGPIEHMDLSAYTTRFGGSVKGFDVEQYLSAKEARKLDLFIQYGLAASFQAVRDSGLEVTDANRERIGVALGSGIGGLTNIENSCKSLHEQGPRRISPFFVPGSIINMISGFLSIHLGLQGPNYAIATACTTGTHCIGMAARNIAYGEADVMVAGGAEMAACGLGIGGFAAARALSTRNDEPTKASRPWDKDRDGFVLSDGAGTLVLEELEHAKARGATIYAELIGFGMSGDAFHMTSPPEDGAGAARCMANALRDAGLEGSQVQYINAHGTSTSAGDKAEVAAIKSVFGEHAYQLAVSSTKSMTGHLLGAAGAVEAIFSVLALREQVAPPTINLDQPDEGCDLDFVPHQAKAMDIDVVLSNSFGFGGTNGSLVFRRFAG
- the fabD gene encoding ACP S-malonyltransferase, translating into MSASLAFVFPGQGSQSLAMLAEHGAQQPLIIDTFAEASDALGYDLWALTQQGPEEQLNQTDKTQPAILTASIALWRLWQAQGGVRPAFVAGHSLGEYSALVAAGSLDFAAAVKLVEHRGRLMQQAVPAGQGGMAAILGLDDADVLAACAEAAQDEVVSAVNFNAPGQVVIAGAAPAVARAVEACKARGAKRAMPLPVSVPSHCALMRPAAERFAEAVAAIAWQAPQIPLVQNVSAAAVADLDALKRDLLAQLYSPVRWVESMVCLADQGVTDLVECGPGKVLSGLNKRCVKGINTHNLDTPDAFAATRAALA
- a CDS encoding TatD family hydrolase is translated as MLVDSHCHLDRLDLAAHQGSLDAALDAARARGVGHFLCIGVSADNAAAVKALAERYADVDCSVGVHPLDLEPGAAPALDWLLAELNHPHVVAIGETGLDYHYEPQAAQAQQEAFRLHLHAAQLTGKPVIVHTREARADTLALLREAALPQAGVLHCFTEDWAMARAALDLGFYISLSGIVTFRNAGALREVARQVPADRLLVETDSPYLAPVPYRGKPNLPEYVREVAEYLAQLRGVGFETLAEQTSANFKRLFPLARVD
- the acpP gene encoding acyl carrier protein, with translation MSTIEERVKKIVAEQLGVKEEEVTNSASFVEDLGADSLDTVELVMALEEEFETEIPDEQAEKITTVQEAIDYVTAHAQ
- a CDS encoding DNA polymerase III subunit delta', which translates into the protein MAEVYPWQAELWRQLAGRTRHAHAYLLLGPAGIGKRDLAESLRALLLCQQPAGLEACGQCKGCHLLAAGSHPDSFELKPSGDKKSVGVDDVRELIGFVNKTAQLSGRKVVLIAEPPAEDMTLAASNALLKSLEEPSGDTVLLLLSHQPSRLLPTIKSRCVQQACPLPDPATSLAWLAQALPECGEVECRELLSLAGGSPLTARSLQQQGVREQRALVVDGVKKLLKQQIAASQLAEAWKNLPMSMLFDWFCDWAQSMLRYQLTRDEQGLGLEDMRKVVQYLADKAPQARVLETQDWLLQQRQKVLGKANLNSVLLLEALLVRWASLPGPG
- the plsX gene encoding phosphate acyltransferase PlsX, whose amino-acid sequence is MSAPIIAIDAMGGDFGPHCIVPASIACLAEYPSLHLVLVGQSPLLEELIARSPEVDRARLRVEHAGEVIGMDERPAQALRNKPDASMRVALELVRSGRAQACVSAGNTGALMALSRYVLKTLPGIDRPAMMAAVPTRTGYCQLLDLGANVDCSAEHLYQFAVMGSVAAEAMGIVRPRVALLNVGTEDIKGNQQVKLAANLLQQAAGLNYSGFVEGDGLYRGEADVVVCDGFVGNILLKSSEGLAQMISTRIEALFREGAAARLIGALAMPLLRRLRAELAPARHNGASFLGLQGIVVKSHGAAGQEGFKSAIRRALQEVEENLPQRLHGRLEDLLF
- the tmk gene encoding dTMP kinase, whose protein sequence is MSGLFITLEGPEGAGKSTNREYLAARLAEHGIEVLLTREPGGTPLAERVRELLLAPSEEPMAADTELLLVFAARAQHLDRVIRPALARGCVVLCDRFTDATYAYQGGGRGLPEERIAVLEDYVQGGLRPALTLVFDLPIEVGLSRAAARGRLDRFEQEGRAFFDAVRQTYLRRAAAEPQRYRVLDASQPLSEVQQALDALLPQILELCRG
- the pabC gene encoding aminodeoxychorismate lyase, producing the protein MLSWVDGRPAELLSVRDRGLAYGDGLFETVAVRGGRPALLERHLARLAEGCARLGLPYDATVLRDELLAFSRQLGEGVAKLILTRGDGLRGYAPPQPAVVRRLLLGGARPAYPAEHAEQGVRLFPCATRLAEQPLLAGLKHLNRLEQVLARSEWQDDEHAEGLMQDASGRVIEGVFSNLFLLKGGVLLTPDLSRCGVAGVMRAELLAQADALGVPCEVRDIDLAELLSADEVFLCNSLYGVWPVRRLQGRDWPVGPLTRKLQAIARDLLDC
- a CDS encoding PilZ domain-containing protein, with amino-acid sequence MSLPPNLGPRNGILSLTIKDKSVLYAAYMPFIKNGGLFIPTNKSYKLGDEVFMLLNLMDEPEKIPVAGKVVWITPKGAQGNRAAGVGVQFNEGDNTARNKIETYLAGALKSDRPTHTM
- the fabG gene encoding 3-oxoacyl-ACP reductase FabG, with product MSLQGKVALVTGASRGIGQAVALELGRQGAVVIGTATSASGAERIAETLKANGIEGAGLVLDVSNDESVASTLEHIQQHLGQPLILVNNAGITRDNLMLRMKDDEWFDVINTNLNSLYRLSKAVLRGMTKARFGRIINIGSVVGAMGNAGQVNYAAAKAGLEGFGRALAREVGSRAITVNAVAPGFIDTDMTRELPEAQRDALLTQIPLGRLGQAEEIAKVVAFLASDGAAYVTGATIPVNGGMYMS
- the mltG gene encoding endolytic transglycosylase MltG produces the protein MIRKILLLLEAGVLVAGLLLVFAAWQQHKALHQPLQLTEERLLEVPAGTTPGGVLNRLQAEGVLQDAFWLRLYWRFNLRGQPLHSGEYRLTPGQTVNDMLVQWRRGEVVQYSLTLVEGWNFRQVRAALERASKLESRLTGLSDAQLMERLGLPGVNPEGRFFPDTYRYVRGTTDLDLLKQAYARLEQVLAEEWAQRAEGLPYGEPYDALIMASMIEKETGVPEERGAIAGVFVRRLRSGMRLQTDPTVIYGLGERYNGKLSRAHLREPTPYNTYVIDGMPPTPIALVGREAIHAALHPVAGKSLYFVARGDGSHAFSDTLEAHNRAVRAYQLNRRAGYRSSPAPQSSHQKDAP